The following are from one region of the Hydrogenophaga sp. BPS33 genome:
- a CDS encoding FAD binding domain-containing protein, with translation MKPSKFTYYEPTSVEQALVMLADVMDQDGRVIAGGQTLVPAMALRFAQPAYLIDINGIEPLKSLALKDGALEIGACVRHAAFHAPVCEGVLGALLSEVVRHIAHLPIRNRGTFCGSLANADPASEWCLVATTLNARLQARSVNAAREIEAAHFFLGYMTTALAADELLVSARLPLLPATTRFGFEEVSRRAGDFAQAVALAVVERDGEAWRHVRLGVGAVESTPRRIAAAEALLEGRVPTPDLLEEAARAAAADVAPLDTTEEGMRYRRHVTQTVVRRALLKALAQPELSPSTGRA, from the coding sequence ATGAAGCCCAGCAAATTCACGTACTACGAGCCGACCTCCGTCGAGCAGGCGTTGGTGATGTTGGCCGACGTGATGGACCAGGACGGGCGCGTCATTGCCGGCGGGCAGACGCTGGTGCCCGCCATGGCCTTGCGGTTCGCCCAGCCCGCCTACCTCATCGACATCAATGGCATCGAACCCTTGAAGTCCCTGGCGCTGAAAGACGGCGCCCTGGAGATCGGCGCCTGTGTGCGCCACGCGGCGTTCCATGCACCGGTGTGCGAAGGCGTGCTGGGCGCGCTGTTGAGCGAGGTGGTACGCCACATCGCGCACCTGCCGATCCGCAACCGGGGCACGTTCTGCGGCAGCCTGGCGAATGCCGACCCCGCCTCCGAGTGGTGTCTGGTGGCCACCACCTTGAACGCCCGCCTGCAGGCCCGCAGCGTCAACGCGGCACGCGAGATCGAGGCCGCGCATTTCTTTCTGGGTTACATGACCACCGCGCTGGCGGCCGACGAACTGCTGGTGTCGGCCCGGCTGCCGCTGCTGCCCGCCACGACGCGTTTCGGCTTCGAGGAAGTCAGCCGCCGCGCCGGCGACTTTGCGCAGGCCGTGGCGCTGGCGGTGGTCGAGCGTGATGGCGAGGCCTGGCGCCACGTGCGCCTGGGTGTGGGCGCGGTGGAAAGCACGCCGCGCCGCATCGCCGCCGCCGAGGCCTTGCTGGAGGGGCGTGTGCCCACCCCGGATCTGCTGGAAGAAGCGGCGCGCGCAGCGGCGGCCGACGTCGCGCCGCTGGACACCACCGAAGAAGGCATGCGCTACCGCCGTCACGTCACGCAGACGGTGGTGCGCCGAGCGCTGCTCAAGGCCCTCGCGCAACCCGAACTTTCCCCATCGACTGGACGAGCATGA
- a CDS encoding (2Fe-2S)-binding protein, translating into MNRIEITLRVNDEAFDMSVEPRRNLADALREECGLTGTHVGCEHGVCGACTVLVDGEPVRSCLMFAVQAQNKRIETVEGLACGERLHPLQQAFVDQHALQCGFCTPGFLMLAKGVLERNPQASDSEIVDAISSNLCRCTGYQNIIAAVKQVRDSMSGAQCS; encoded by the coding sequence ATGAACAGGATCGAGATCACCTTGCGGGTGAACGACGAGGCTTTCGACATGAGTGTGGAGCCGCGCCGCAACCTGGCCGACGCGTTGCGCGAGGAGTGTGGCCTGACGGGCACGCACGTGGGCTGCGAGCACGGTGTGTGCGGCGCGTGCACGGTGCTGGTCGACGGCGAACCGGTGCGCTCGTGCCTCATGTTCGCGGTGCAGGCCCAGAACAAGCGCATCGAGACGGTGGAAGGCCTGGCCTGCGGTGAGCGGCTGCATCCGCTGCAACAGGCCTTCGTCGACCAGCATGCGCTGCAATGCGGTTTTTGCACGCCGGGTTTTCTGATGCTGGCCAAGGGCGTGCTGGAGCGCAACCCGCAGGCCAGCGACAGCGAGATCGTCGACGCCATTTCGTCGAACCTGTGCCGTTGCACGGGGTACCAGAACATCATCGCGGCCGTGAAGCAGGTGCGCGACAGCATGAGCGGAGCGCAGTGCTCATGA